From the genome of Gammaproteobacteria bacterium:
CTGACCAAGCAACCGACCCATCGGCTTCAACCACGAGATTGTCCATAACAAAACCGTAGCCGCCCGTATTCTGGTCCGTGACATACTTCACACCCAGCGTCACCGTTTGACCTGAATATTGTGATAGGTCAAACGTTAATTCGACCCATGCCGGTTCAGAGCCACCGGTGATGTCCGAAGACTTGCCGCTGATATAATTGGTCACGGTCGAATGTCTAGGATTGGTCGCTTTGGTGTGATTGCCAGCCACGGGTGTCCCGTTGACAGTCACCTGCACATAGTCCCAATCCGTCTCAATGTTCCAATGTGCCTGCATTTTCAGCGTCAACGATGTCGCCGATGGCAAGCTGACGGTCTGTGTCCAAGTGTTGGATAGGTTGTCACCGCGCCCAGAATAGTATTGCCAGTTACCCGCATAAGGCGCGAAAAAAGGCACATCAATATTGCCAAGATCAACCTCCAACAAATTGGTGGCATTGCCTGAGGTATCGTTCCAGCTCGTTAAGTCAATCGACTGACCCGGGTGCTGAATCTCGGAAAGTGAGACAGTCTTTTTAGTCACCCAGTTACCACCATAACGTTTTTGATAATAATCGCGTGCATATGGACTGAACGAACTCGGCTGCGATCCGGGAATGGCGCCAACCCAACTGCCAGCGGCCATCAGCGACCACAAACCGACCGGTGAACCGGCAGAGTCGCCACGATTGCCATTGGTGTCATATTCATCGGGCACGCCCAAATCATGGCCAAACTCATGTACTGAAACGCCGACGGCAGCATCAATGGGCTGAATGGTGTAGCCAAAAAGCTTTTTCCCTTGGGCAATCTCAACCCCCATAGTCGATACGCGACCTGTGGGATTCACGAAGAAACGATGCGACCAGATGGCATCCTCGCCTTGAGGACCACCCCCTGCTTCTTCACCTATGGTGGAGTGATAAATCATCACATGATCAATGAAGCCATCCGGCTCTTCGACATTGCCGTCGGCATCCAGATCATAGGGGTCTTCTTGGTCATACTCAGTCAAATCAATATTGTATTGGTTGACCGCTTTGGTCACGGCTTCAATAATCAGTGGCTCAACATTTTTATCCTGATCATTATTATTTGGATCATTGCCACCGTAATAGGCCACATCATGATCGGCCGTCACCCAACCATAGACCTTACCGGTAAACAGCAAACTTCCGCCC
Proteins encoded in this window:
- a CDS encoding M6 family metalloprotease domain-containing protein; amino-acid sequence: MYYSDYSAQHYQDMLFKVGGYDGPNGEDLITGYDYYLKESGGSLLFTGKVYGWVTADHDVAYYGGNDPNNNDQDKNVEPLIIEAVTKAVNQYNIDLTEYDQEDPYDLDADGNVEEPDGFIDHVMIYHSTIGEEAGGGPQGEDAIWSHRFFVNPTGRVSTMGVEIAQGKKLFGYTIQPIDAAVGVSVHEFGHDLGVPDEYDTNGNRGDSAGSPVGLWSLMAAGSWVGAIPGSQPSSFSPYARDYYQKRYGGNWVTKKTVSLSEIQHPGQSIDLTSWNDTSGNATNLLEVDLGNIDVPFFAPYAGNWQYYSGRGDNLSNTWTQTVSLPSATSLTLKMQAHWNIETDWDYVQVTVNGTPVAGNHTKATNPRHSTVTNYISGKSSDITGGSEPAWVELTFDLSQYSGQTVTLGVKYVTDQNTGGYGFVMDNLVVEADGSVAWSDDAETDGLATMKGFARIGDRSPGKKAYYWVQLRDHAGNDAGLKGRGYKQGVLVWYRNENVTDNKVSDHPGEVFLGVVDADQTPITSGSGYA